In Zingiber officinale cultivar Zhangliang chromosome 11B, Zo_v1.1, whole genome shotgun sequence, a single window of DNA contains:
- the LOC122034754 gene encoding uncharacterized protein LOC122034754 → MVCIACLLPLFLIPVVNALPLLFDLIVGKIYRLFGWEYRKPARVPAACPYKPASKNVDGLNAGTESLVEPHKNSATQSDKKEE, encoded by the coding sequence ATGGTCTGTATTGCGTGCCTGTTGCCTTTGTTCTTGATCCCCGTCGTTAACGCCTTGCCTCTGCTCTTCGATCTCATCGTCGGTAAGATCTACAGGCTTTTCGGCTGGGAATACAGAAAGCCTGCAAGGGTGCCAGCTGCTTGTCCATACAAGCCTGCTTCAAAAAATGTTGATGGTTTAAATGCAGGTACAGAGTCTCTTGTGGAACCTCATAAAAATTCTGCTACACAATCTGATAAAAAAGAAGAATAG